A stretch of DNA from Lepus europaeus isolate LE1 chromosome 11, mLepTim1.pri, whole genome shotgun sequence:
TTGGACCTTGGCAGTCTGTCCAACCTGCAAATCACTCAGTCTACAGCTGGGATGAATTTTAAAATGGCACATGGAGCCATTTGAATCTTTATGCTATGctgtcctattttttaaaaatatttctttatttatctgaaagtcagagttacacacacagagagagaggcagagagagagagagagagagagagagagagaggagaggtcttccacccactggttcactccccaattggccgcaatggctgaagctacaccaatctgaagccaggagccaggagcttcctccgggtcttccaatgagggtgcaggggcccaaggacttgggccatcttccactgcttttccagttcatagcagagagctggatcagaaatggagcagctgggtctcaaactggtgcccctatgggatgttggcactgcagggggcggctttacctgctatgccacagtgctggctcctgctgtcctattttaatattttaaataaatattatttaataatttaataaataataaatttattaatttaataaataataattgaaaataatattttaataaatgggATAAcagccaaaacaacaacaaaaccccatCTTTAAGGTTATTGTCTAACATGATACAGCATTAGTGAAAGTGACAGTTTGGCACTATAAATGGTTCAGAGTTGGAAGTATTAAGTCACTCAGGCTCAGCTCAGTCTGatgttaggagcttcttccagatctcccacacaggtacaagggGCCactgcacttggaccatcttctactgttttcccaggtgcattagaagggagctggattggaaatggagcaaccaggtcttgaaccagtacccatatggtatgtgggcattgcaggtggtggctttacccactaatgcCGCAATTCCACCCCCTgttatttatttacgtatttgtttgtttgtttgtttatttatttatttaagagagggtgtgtgtgtgtgtgcactctattccactggtttactccctagatgcttatatggccaaggttgggcccgTACAGTCAGGAGTCAAGAACCCATCTACATCTCCCATGTGCCTCCCGGATTCTGCACTAGCATGAAGTTGGGGTTTAGAGCTGGAACTGGATCTCATATTCAGGTATGTGGGCACCTTAATTCTTATCTTAACTGCCTGCCTGGAGGGGCTTTTAAAAAAAGCCTGGGCTAGGTAGGGAATGGTGGAGAAGATTATTCAGGCATCATATGAAATGGGGTgatctagatttaaaaaaaatgggaagtgAATGTAAGCGAAACTGAACTTTATGAGAAACTGGTAGGTtgcccagcaccatggctcactaggctagtcctccgcctgtggcgccggcacactgggttctagtcccggtttggggcgctggattctgtcccggttgctcctcttccagtccagctctctgctgtggcccaggaaggcagtggaggatggcccaagtgcttgggccctgcgcctgcatgggagaccaggaggaagcacctggctcctggctttggatcggcacagccggctgtggcggccatttggagggtgaaccaacggaaggaagacctttatctctgtatctctgtctctttctctcactgtctaactctgcctgtcaaaaaaaaaaaaaaaaaaaaaagagagagagagagagagagagagagagatactggtAGGGTAATGGAAATCAAACCATGACACAGAAAACCTGTGTCTTTGCTTAGTGTTTTCAACTGATAGGTTAAAAGCTTGGTGAGATCTTGCCTCTTCAAACACTCGATATGTGTTCTTCCCTGAGTACTCCATAGAGCTGATACGAGGATGAAATGAGATAATGgatgtgaaaatattttgtaaatgtcTATGACTATACAAAGCCTCAGGGGTGGATTCTGCACTTTCCCGTCTGACTTAAGATGATCACAGATCTATTCCAGAATCAGAATTTCCTTCTAGAGTCTAGGAGGGCTTCCCATTCCAAAACTGTCTCCTGCTAGAATGTAACCTTCCTGTGGCTAGaggtttatttcttaatttttcatttatttattttacttgaaaggcagaattacagagagacagagagaaagaggtcttccatccactggttcgcttcccaaatggccacaagggcaggagctgggccagtccgacaGGAGCCCATGCACTTTGGCCAGCcttcattgcttccccaggcacattagcagagagctggatcagaaatggaacagccaggacctgaattggtgcctctatgggatgctggtgccacaggccagcTATGTGCCCGTGGGGCTTTACACACAatactgcagcgccagcccctcattcatttatcagagacagagaaagcaagatagagggagggagggagggagacagagagagagagaatcacttCCATTTTCCTGGccaattcccaaatgccctcaatgactggagctgagttAGGATGACACTGAAAGCCAGCAGCTTAGCCCTGgcttcccacatgaatggcagggaccttACTCCTTGAGCTGATGTTTCCGAGAGTGCCTgctagcaggaaattggagtcgGGGgtggagatgggactcaaacctacgCACTCTATTTTGGTCATAGCATATCTTCAGTACTTAGAAAAAACACAGTTAGtattgttaatatttattgaataaaggggccgacactgtgatgtagcgggtaaagccgccgcctgcggtaactgcatcccatgtgggcaccggttcgagtcccagcttctccacttccaatccagctctctgctaatggcctgggaaggcagttgaagatggcccaagagattggcccctgcacccatgtgtgagaccagaaagaagctcctggcttcagatcagcgcagctctggccattgtggccatctggggagtgaattggcagatggaagacctctctctctctgcctctcctctctctgtgtaactctttcaagtaaataaatctttaaaaaatatttattgaataaaagtgttAACTAATTTTATGTGATATTAAAACATATGcaaaatagttatctgtaccccaataTTCAttacagctcagttcacaatagctaagttatggcatcaacccagatgtccatcaactgaagactggataaagaaattatggagggccggttctgtggtgcagtaggttaatcctccgcgtgtggcaccggcatcccatatgggtgctggttctagtcccggcttcccctcttccaatccagctctctgctatggcctgggaaagcagtggaggatgacccaagttcttgggcccctgcacccgcatgagagattgggaagaagttccttgctcctggcttcagattggcacagttctggctgttgtagctatctggagagtgacccaatggaaggaagacctctctctctctgcctctctctctctcactgtctgtaactctacttctcaaataaataaataaattatgggttatgcacaccatagaatactacacagcagttaaaaaaaaaagaaatcctgttgtttatagcaaaatggatgaaactggaaaacatcatgcttagtgaaataagccagtccccaaaggacaaataccatatattctccttgatctgtggtaactaatagagcacctaaaatgtaatctatagaagtgatattgacattttgagatgtgatgactttgtcttgactgttgaggaacagtttttttacactatttgttgaactttttacttagtatagagtttataAATATTatggtgtataaatttaattgaaaatagattttcataaaaaataagaatgggaataggaaagggagaaggaagaagggttggagtgtgggtgtgcgggcaggtagggtgggaaaatcactatgttcctaacatTAGTTTATGAAAGGCATGAAGCTTGTAATACTTAAATTAAAGGTTTATGGGTAAAATAAATGCCACTATATAAGCCTGGCATTTTCAATCTCTGTCTCCTGAAAGACTTCAGTCATCAAGAAACCAAGCTGACAAGAAAATCGTTCTGTATTTAATCCTTTAGTTCTGTATCCAGTAGCCATTTACATTTGAATctttattttgacttttaaaaatactattttgtcTTAAGTGTACCAATGATGATTCACTTAGGATAAGTGCTCTACCTTTACCTTCTACTTCAAGCCTCCAAAAATCAGAACCACCACAGCCTGaaatatcacagaaaaaatgCTCTCATATGGCATCTGCATCTGATGAAATCACTCACATCAAAAATATGGTTGTTACAATTGGACTGTAATATGAATCAATTAGGTTGAGCTGTGCCCTGTTAGTTGAAGATCAAAATAATGAGTGGTCCCCccaaagaatatattttctttaaagtgtGTGTTGTGTTAAAGTGAagtgaacactatgagaaacggtgacttgatcagcccttgccctgactgttgatgaataacttaatacgttatcctgcttagtattttttgtctgttctacttactACTATTGATTTAATtctataattaatacacagttattcttaagtgttgaaacttaactgaaaagtgatccctgttaaatataagagtgagaataagagagggaagggatgtgcaatttgggacatacgcaagctgacttgccccaaacagcagagttagaaacataccaggggattccaattcaatcccataaaggaggcatgtaccaatgccatctcactaatccaagtgatcaatttcagttcacaatcaacCATAATGATaaaactaagaatcaaagggatcacataaacaacactagtgtctgaaaatactaactgatagaacaaaaagggagagaacgatccaacatgggaagtgggatgcacagcagacttatagaatggcggatgtcctaaatagcactctggcctcagaatcagcccttaggacGTTCAGATCCGgcagaaaagcccatgagagtattgcaggcatggaaagccaagacgctctggaaaaaaaagacctaaatgaaagatctccacgagtgagatcccactggaaagaacgggccatcaaagaaggaggtacctttctctgaagggaggagagaacttccactttgactatgaccttgtctaaatatgataagagtcggtgaactcaaaaggcttccatagccctggcaactcatgactggagcccagggagattactgaggccataaacaagagtgtcaaattgttaagtcaacaacaggagttactgtgcacttactcctcatgtaggatctcggtccttaatgtgctatacattgtgatgtaatgctataaccagtacccaaacagtatttttcactttgtgtttttccttgtgggtgcaaactgttgacatctttacttaatatatactaaactgatcttctgtatataagagaaatgaaaatgaatctcaatgtgaatggaaggggagagggagcgggagaggggagggttgcgggtgggagggaagttatggggggggaagccattgtaatccataagctgtactttggaaatttatattcattaaataaaagttaaaaaaataaaaataaaaataaagtgtgtgTTGGAGGTGTGGTGGCAGGATATCAAGCCTTTCTTAATTGATCTCCTTGTCTGAACAATGGTTTGCTTGGTCTCACATGGATTCCGTTTTGCTCATTCTATCCGCAGAACTTTCTTCAGTGCAGCCTTCATGTCCTTGTTTCGTAAGCTGTAAATCAGGGGGTTTAAGAAGGGAGTCACCACAGAATAGAACAAAGTCGTAATCTTCTGAATTTCAGCTGGGTTTTCAGCTGTGGGGCTCACATACATCACCAAGAGGGCCCCAAAGAACAAACAGACCACTGTCAGATGTGATCCGCAGGTTGAAAAAGCCTTCTGCCGGCCAGCTGCTGATGGAACTTTTAGCACAGCTCTCAGTAAAAGGGAATAGGAGCCAAGGATGTACAGAAGAGTGAGAATGATAATGAGGGAGCTCAGGGTATAGAAGACCATCTCAGTAGCGGGAGCTGGGGCACAAGACAGAGCCATCAGGGGGTCCAAGTCACACAAAAAGTGATCGATGATGTTGGGTCCACAAAAAGGCAACTGAGAGAGTTGCACAGTAGAGCCCAAGTAACTAAGAAACCCAAACACCCAGCAAGTAGACATTAAGATACAGCAGAGTCGGGGAGTCATGATGACTGGGTAATGCAATGGTTGGCAGATGGCGAGGTACCTGTCATACGCCATTATGCAGAGGAAATACGTCTCAGTTGTACCCAGGGAAGTGAAAAAATAGAACTGGAGGAAACAGCCAACAAAAGAGATGGTTTTTGCTTCTGAGAGGAAATTGACTAGCATTCTGGGTACGGTAGAGGTgacataccagatttcaaggaaAGCAAAGTTCCCCAGGAGAACATACATTGGGGTATGGAGCCGTTTGTCCAACATCACAGCACAGACAATGGCCCCGTTCCCCATTGTGGTGAAAATATAGACGCCAAAGaacaatgaaaagagaaatctttGCATCTCTTGACAGCCTGGGAATCCAAGGAGGACAAATTGTGTCACAGTTCCTGTCTCTGATTTGTTCATGAATCCAGAACTGCAGGGAACATAGAGAACACCATTATGCAAGTTGTTTTATTTCCTGAGAGACTTGGAGCAAAGCCACATGAGGTACATACTTCGCTAATTTAGCAATTAATTTGCAATAAGCAATCCGTTGACTTCTGGCCCTTTATTTTAAAACCACTAAATCATCGGTCATAATGATCTCAAATTTTAACAAAACTAGAGTCATAACAACAGAATCTGGGGTTTCTTTATCAgtgcattagattttttttttaaatcctctttTCCTTTTGAAGTTTTGAAAGTTTGGGTGCATTAGCCtctttactatgaaacttaaaaacactactagtcgaacaataccctatacctatACAGTTGTGTGAgcgcagcctgttgaaatccttgcttagtatatactaagttgatcttcagtatatgaaggtaattgaaaatgaaactcgataaagggcgggatgggagagggagatggagaggggaaggccacgggagggagggaggttgggggaagccacaacaatacagaagttgcactttgtaaattcacatttatgaaataaaaattaaaaaaaatagctgaagaaaaaaaaaagaaaggtaagaacagggggttggcaccatggcacagtaggttaatcctccacctgcgatgccagcatcccatatgggtgccggttctgtcccggttgctcctcttccaatccagctctctgctatggcctgggaaagcagtggaggatgacccaagtgcttgggcccctgcacccacctgggagaccaggaggaagcacctggctcctggctttgaatcggcacagcgctggccgtggcggcaatttggggagtgaaccaatggagggaagacctttctctctgtctctgtttttcattgtctgtaactctacatctcaaataaattaaaaaaaaaaggtaagcacAGTGACTGCCAGGTTGGATTTTCCCCCACTTGTGCTTAATTATTTCTAATAAAGTTTTTACTTCGAGTTAATTTTTAAACCCAGAATTAGGAGTAGAATAACTACTTTTGTGGGATGTCTCTGCCCAAGTGAAAAGTCCTTGACATACTTCTCAGATGCTCTAAAACTGTGCATATCTGCTAGGCATTCTGAGTTCTTTACATcataataattttctttcataCCATAATAATGATTTATAAATCTCAACAGAGAAACCAAGAGGGAAGgtcataatgattttttttcctctggagaGTAAGGAATTTAAAATTCCTTCACAAAAGTATTTGAACAGAATTTATTTCAtacttttatatgaaatataaatatagaaattaaatgatttaaaaaaacaaagtaaacgATTAAAGGAAAGGCATTGTTTCACCCGTGGTGTGCATCTAAGTAACGGGAATAAGGTAAAGGCACATTGTAGAAGGTGACAAATTAGCACAGCATCAGTTTCCTAAAGTTATTTAATGCATCAAATTTCTGAATAATGAGGTGTTCCTTTGTGAATCGTCAGGCAAAGAActttaaaggaaatgttaaacTGAGGGGGATCTGAGTAGCTGGGCACTGGAATCAACAGTTCATTACGACACAACATATTGTTATGTATTGGAGATACTGTGGACGAAGTCATGCATCCAGACCCCACACAAGTTTGCAAAAGCATGTCAGTATTATCAAGGGACTCCACTAGAAATAGCACCCTTAGATACCTAAGGAAAAAATTCAGGGACGCTGTCAGAGAGAACAGTTACTTAGCCTTCCTGACAGGGCTAAGTGCAGACAGATCTGGGCACAAACACTGTGTCTTACtgttgcctctcctctctttacaTGGAATCAGAACCCGGGGCTGACCCTGATGAGCCAAGGTAACTGATGgaacttctttctctccttccccaagTGCTCCAGAGAAACAGTTACAGCATCAGCACCCTTGTTTTGGGCAATAGCATAGCCAGTTGAAAGCAGCACTGTCTATAGTCAGCCCTTGAAGTTGGCTTCAACAAATAGATCGATATTTTCATCAAGGGCTGTACGGACAGACCCTGATTCAGGATGCTTCAACTTAATGATTTTTGACTTCAAAATGACATGGAAGCAATATGCATTCTGTAGAATCCGGGCTTCAAATTTTGAACTTTTTCCTCTCTAAGGGTGGTGGAACGTGGTACACCCTCAAGATGCTGGGTGGCAGCATCGAGTCACAGCTCCCAGTTAGCCACGCATTCCGTGGGTAAACAACTGACCCCCCacagtgtgctgtgttgctaagctatcATGGTTGTTAGCTTaagaatttaaaatgcattttcagcATTTGATGAATTTGTCAGTCTGTGTCTCAGTGGCAAGTTAAGGAACTTCTGAGTAAAAAACTTCTTACCTCAGACACCCAGTTCTTTCAGCTGTTTTGCCCGTCAGAGAGAGTTGAGCAGTTTTATATATTAGTTGCTTTTCTGCAGAGTAGCTGGAAGCAGGGGACTACGAATCTCATGAGAGATCTCAGAAAGAAGGAACAGGTGACGGAGGAAGGGCGTGTCATTGACGCTCTCCAGGGCTGCAAttaaagctagtaggagaagagaaataattaaaatcagagaagaaatcaacaagattgaataaaaaaaaattacaaaaaataggtGAAacgaagagctagttttttgataaaataaacaaaattgacaccccattggcccaattaactaaaaaaagaagagaaaagacccaatcaataaaatcagagatgaaaaaggaaacgtaacaacagacaccacagaaataaaaagaataatcagaaattactacaaggacttgtatgccagcaaacagggaaatctatgagaaatggatagattcctggacacatgcaacctacctaaattgagccaggaagacatagaaaacctaaacagacccataactgacacagaaattgaaacagtaataaaggccctcccaacaaagcaaagcccaggaccagatggattcactgctgagttctaccagacatttagagaagaactaactccaattcttctcaaactattcagaacaatcgaaaaagagggaatcctcccaaattctttctacgaagccagcatcaccttaattcctaagccggaaaaagatgcagcattgaaagagaattacagaccaatatccgtgatgaacatagatgcaaaaatcctcaataaaattctggccaatagaatgcaacaacacatcagaaagatcatccacccagaccaagtgggatttatccctggtatgcagggatggttcaatgttcgcaaaacaatcaacgtgatacaccacattaacagactgcagaagaaaaaccatatgattctctcaatagatgcagagaaagcatttgataaaatacaacaccctttcatgttaaaactctaagcaaactgggtatggaaggaacattcctcaatacaatcaaagcaatatatgaaaagcccacggccaacatcctattgaatggggaaaagttggaagcatttccactgagatctggtaccagacagggatgcccactctcaccactgctattcaatatagttctggaagttttagccagagctattaggcaagaaaaagaaattaaagggatacaaattgggaaggaagaactcaaactatccctctttgcagatgatatgattctgtatttaggggacccaaagaactccactaagagactattggaactcatagaagagtttggcaaagtagcaggatataaaatcaatgcacaaaaatcaacagcctttgtatacatgggcaatgccacggctgaggaagaacttctaagatcaatcccattcacaacagccacaaaaaccatcaaataccttggaataaacttaaccaaggacattaaatatctctatgatgaaaattacaaaaccttaaagaaagaaatagaagaggataccaaaaaatggagaaatcttccatgctcatggattggaagaatcaatatcatcaaaatgtctattctcccaaaagcaatttatacattcaatgcgataccaatcaagataccgaagaccttcttctcagatctggaaaaaatgatgctgaaattcatatggagacacaggagacctcaaatagtcAAGTACAatagtacaacaaaaacaaagccagaggcatcacattaccagatttcaagacaactACAGGGCCATTattttcaaaacagcatggtactggtacagaaacagatggatagaccaatggaacacaatagaaacaccagaaatcaatccaaacatctacagccaacttatatttgatcaaggatccaaaaccaatccctggagtaaggacagtctattcaacaaatggtgctgggaaaactggatttccacatgcagaagcatgaagcaagacccctacctttcaccttacacaaaaattcactcaacatggattaaagatctaaatctatgacccaacaccatcaaattattagagagcgttggagaaacactgcaagatataggtacaggcaaagacttcttggaaaagaagcacaggcagtcaaagccaaaattaacatttgggattgcatcaaattgagaagtttctgtacttcaaaagaaacagtcaggagagtgaagaggcaactgacagaatgggaaaaaatattttcttttttaaaaattttttaaacttttatttaatgaatataaatttccaaagtatagcttatggattacaatggattccccccccataacttccctcccacccacaatgctctcctttcccgctccctctccccttccattcacatcaagattcattttcaattctctttatatacagaagatcagtttagtatatattaagtaaagatttcaacagtttccacccacatagcaacacaaagtgaaaaatactgttggagtactagttatagcattaaatcacaatgtatagcacattaaggacagagatcctacatgatatttttaaaaaattgattaattttctatgcaatttccaacttaacaccaagtttttttttttcattttcaattatctttatatacagaagatcgattcagtatatactaaataacgatttcatcagtttgcacccacacagaaacacaaagtgtaaaaatactgtttca
This window harbors:
- the LOC133770522 gene encoding olfactory receptor 11H4-like, with translation MNKSETGTVTQFVLLGFPGCQEMQRFLFSLFFGVYIFTTMGNGAIVCAVMLDKRLHTPMYVLLGNFAFLEIWYVTSTVPRMLVNFLSEAKTISFVGCFLQFYFFTSLGTTETYFLCIMAYDRYLAICQPLHYPVIMTPRLCCILMSTCWVFGFLSYLGSTVQLSQLPFCGPNIIDHFLCDLDPLMALSCAPAPATEMVFYTLSSLIIILTLLYILGSYSLLLRAVLKVPSAAGRQKAFSTCGSHLTVVCLFFGALLVMYVSPTAENPAEIQKITTLFYSVVTPFLNPLIYSLRNKDMKAALKKVLRIE